A stretch of Lactuca sativa cultivar Salinas chromosome 6, Lsat_Salinas_v11, whole genome shotgun sequence DNA encodes these proteins:
- the LOC111894094 gene encoding DNA glycosylase/AP lyase ROS1 — MDNKEGEGSSSHQIYPADGVYAPATPAKPSRSENTISKDWLQTPFDEALFEDSQANKNFSCWENNLGQNFEINGGICDNGNNIRFSIDDVEPWHSIPCIDLLALADANGSAKLHNFLSDLNAPPPETVVTEPVAEVIIAQSQEAEISTIVESNQEKGLSEQINLNETPQQPKQRRRKHRPKVIKERKPRSAKKPATPKPDGSSTGKRKYVRRKPLEKSTPKSTPTKTKTKTPVVEGIIDLTKDEEEEKTEKSCKRKINFDEVDLTVEKTCSTSTIPITPSKTETQQGRSRSINDVNGNGNQSYKTAKCRINFLQETHEKGVITNVSSPNESNCSTSAQGSKQQIENGNGIGVSPFPDSLEAYLSVYTDYNNNSSNNNNKPESLPVIHKKKRIRKRKTSMISVWENGIKVSYDQQSYRYMQASTGFKGEAIYEAEIQVSKATKKRAKKTTTTMVVASSYQDQISFTNNLGCQPNLRWNFDELVKQFERMDINGLMEEKNRVAIVPYLSRNNEKNVDVNVNVNAIVPFEGHGSVVPYDGLFNPIRRRKPRPKVDLDDETSRVWRLLLEDINSQGINGTDEDKAKWWEEERRVFSGRADSFIARMHLVQGDRRFSRWKGSVLDSVIGVFLTQNVSDHLSSSAFMSLVSRYPSKSKSSSEPLHEENSVVSVEEPLDEEETMMLKDNEKREVVYSNEVSKNVAYTVDFNENSECGVEDIISSQNSTDTSPSSVQSSIAHSQSQSQTTEEQQKSRCQATEEHQKDRCQATGLNEYTSFVELLHMQGSSTSPCCNGSENTLLPKECGSEESGLSAESASQARGKTVETISSQESHKTNEVRQVFDKVVEFNSGGSSQTVDKGRSVIDKVRAGKKQVKVEWDKLRLQAEVKEKKERTPYTMDSLDYEALMNADVSDIADAIKERGMNNVLATRIKALLDRIVQDHGSVDLEWLRDVPPDKAKEYLLSFRGLGLKSVECVRLLTLHHLAFPVDTNVGRIAVRLGWVPLQPLPESLQLHLLELYPVLETIQQYLWPRLCKLDQKTLYELHYQMITFGKVFCTKSKPNCNACPMRGECRHFASAFASARLGLPAPEGSVASITENKTGQKLIGMSDQPNEQLQQLSELQNCNQPNEEHQKLSEVQNCNPVVEESSTPGTIIEAPSTSGPIVEVPLSPEPIIEVPTTPEPEQIQQELDIEDFCEEDGEEIPMIKLNMEEFTQNLQTYMERHMELGEGDLSKALVALTSEAAAIPVPKLKNVSQLRTEHQVYELPDSHPLLEGLDTREPDDPCSYLLAIWTPGETADSIQPPAGQCSSQESGTLCNEETCFFCNSTREANNQTVRGTLLIPCRTAMRGSFPLNGTYFQVNEVFADHDSSLNPIDVPRSWLWNLPRRTVYFGTSIPTIFKGLTTEDIQYCFWRGFVCVRGFDQKTRAPRPLMARLHFPASKRAKTKTDANANAN; from the exons ATGGATAATAAAGAGGGGGAAGGTTCATCTTCTCACCAAATTTACCCAGCTGACGGCGTTTATGCTCCGGCGACACCAGCAAAGCCAAGCCGATCGGAAAACACGATCTCAAAAGACTGGCTACAAACTCCGTTTGATGAAGCGTTGTTTGAAGATTCACAAGCGAACAAGAATTTCAGCTGCTGGGAGAATAATCTGGGTCAAAATTTCGAGATCAATGGTGGAATTTGTGATAATGGTAATAATATTAGGTTTTCCATTGATGACGTGGAACCATGGCATAGTATTCCTTGTATAGATCTACTTGCGCTCGCAGATGCCAATGGATCGGCAAAGCTTCATAATTTCTTATCCGATCTAAACGCGCCACCACCGGAAACCGTCGTAACAGAACCGGTGGCGGAGGTGATTATCGCACAATCACAGGAAGCTGAAATTTCAACAATTGTGGAATCGAATCAAGAAAAGGGATTGAGTGAACAAATCAATTTGAATGAAACGCCACAACAACCGAAGCAACGAAGGAGAAAGCACAGACCGAAGGTGATAAAAGAGCGTAAGCCCAGAAGTGCAAAAAAGCCCGCTACTCCAAAGCCCGATGGTTCTTCAACCGGAAAGAGAAAATACGTCAGGAGAAAACCACTTGAAAAATCGACACCAAAATCAAcaccaacaaaaacaaaaacaaaaacacctGTTGTTGAGGGAATCATAGATCTGAccaaagatgaagaagaagaaaaaactgAAAAATCATGTAAAAGAAAAATCAACTTTGATGAGGTTGATCTAACGGTTGAGAAAACATGTTCTACAAGCACTATCCCTATCACCCCAAGTAAAACTGAAACCCAACAGGGGAGATCAAGATCCATTAACGATGTCAATGGCAATGGGAATCAAAGTTACAAAACAGCAAAATGTAGGATAAATTTCTTGCAAGAAACTCATGAGAAAGGAGTGATTACTAATGTATCAAGTCCGAATGAATCAAACTGCAGCACAAGTGCACAGGGATCAAAGCAACAGATTGAAAATGGAAATGGAATTGGAGTGTCGCCTTTTCCTGATTCTTTGGAGGCATATCTATCAGTGTACACAGACTATAACAATAACAGTAGCAATAACAATAACAAACCAGAGAGCTTACCtgtgattcacaagaaaaagagaATCAGAAAGCGTAAGACTTCCATGATATCTGTGTGGGAAAATGGTATAAAAGTAAGTTATGATCAGCAATCTTACAGATACATGCAAGCATCGACTGGATTTAAAGGAGAAGCAATATATGAAGCAGAAATCCAAGTGAGTAAAGCAACCAAGAAACGTGCAAAGAAAACAACAACCACTATGGTGGTGGCTTCTTCGTATCAAGACCAAATAAGCTTCACAAACAACTTAG GGTGTCAACCAAATTTAAGATGGAATTTTGATGAACTTGTTAAGCAATTTGAGCGGATGGATATTAATGGATTGATGGAGGAAAAGAACAGGGTGGCGATTGTTCCTTACTTGTCAAGAAACAATGAAAAGAATGTGGATGTGAATGTGAATGTGAACGCTATTGTTCCTTTTGAAGGACATGGGAGTGTAGTTCCATATGATGGGTTGTTTAATCCGATTAGAAGAAGAAAGCCAAGGCCTAAAGTTGACCTTGATGATGAAACGAGTAGAGTTTGGAGGCTATTATTGGAAGATATAAATAGTCAAGGAATCAATGGAACAGATGAGGATAAAGCAAAGTGGTGGGAAGAAGAACGAAGAGTGTTTAGTGGAAGAGCAGATTCGTTCATAGCTCGCATGCATCTTGTCCAAG GGGACAGACGATTCTCTCGGTGGAAAGGATCTGTTTTGGATTCTGTGATTGGGGTTTTTCTTACACAGAATGTATCAGATCATTTATCAAG TTCGGCATTTATGTCTCTTGTATCACGATACCCCTCAAAGTCAAAAAGCAGCAGTGAACCTCTTCATGAAGAGAATTCAGTTGTGTCTGTTGAAGAGCCTTTAGATGAAGAAGAAACCATGATGTTGAAGGATAATGAAAAAAGAGAAGTTGTATACAGCAATGAAGTTTCTAAAAATGTCGCGTATACAGTTGACTTTAATGAAAATTCAGAATGTGGAGTTGAAGATATAATTTCCTCACAGAATTCTACAGATACATCTCCAAGCTCTGTGCAATCATCAATTGctcatagtcaaagtcaaagtcaaaccacTGAAGAACAACAAAAGAGCAGGTGTCAAGCTACTGAAGAGCACCAAAAGGACAGGTGTCAAGCTACTGGTCTTAATGAATACACTTCTTTCGTTGAGTTACTTCACATGCAAGGATCCAGCACATCACCTTGTTGCAACGGTTCCGAAAATACCCTTTTGCCTAAGGAGTGTGGAAGTGAAGAAAGTGGATTATCTGCAGAATCTGCGAGTCAGGCTAGGGGTAAAACGGTCGAAACAATAAGTTCCCAAGAATCCCACAAAACCAATGAGGTGCGACAAGTGTTTGATAAGGTGGTTGAATTTAATTCAGGTGGGAGTAGTCAAACAGTTGATAAGGGTAGATCTGTAATTGATAAAGTGAGAGCTGGAAAGAAACAGGTTAAAGTTGAGTGGGATAAATTAAGATTGCAAGCTGAagtcaaagaaaagaaagagagaaCTCCTTACACAATGGATTCATTGGACTATGAGGCATTAATGAATGCAGATGTTAGTGATATTGCTGATGCCataaaagaaaggggtatgaacAATGTACTTGCAACAAGAATTAAG GCCTTGCTTGACCGGATTGTACAAGACCATGGAAGTGTTGACCTTGAATGGTTAAGAGATGTTCCCCCTGATAAAGCAAA ggAGTATTTGTTAAGCTTTAGAGGATTGGGATTGAAAAGTGTAGAGTGTGTTCGACTTCTAACACTTCACCATCTTGCCTTCCCT GTTGACACAAATGTGGGGCGTATAGCTGTAAGACTCGGGTGGGTACCCCTGCAACCACTTCCCGAGTCTCTTCAGTTGCATCTTTTAGAATT GTATCCAGTTTTGGAGACGATTCAGCAGTACCTATGGCCACGACTATGCAAGCTTGACCAGAAAACTTT GTATGAATTACATTATCAAATGATTACATTTGGAAAGGTTTTCTGTACAAAGAGCAAACCTAATTGCAATGCATGTCCAATGAGAGGAGAATGTAGACATTTTGCAAGTGCATTCGCAAG TGCAAGGCTAGGGTTACCAGCACCAGAGGGGAGTGTAGcaagtataacagaaaacaaaACTGGTCAAAAACTAATTGGAATGTCAGATCAACCTAATGAACAACTACAACAGCTATCTGAACTCCAAAATTGCAATCAACCTAATGAAGAACATCAAAAACTATCTGAAGTCCAAAATTGTAACCCTGTTGTTGAAGAATCATCAACACCAGGGACAATAATTGAAGCACCATCAACATCAGGGCCTATAGTGGAGGTGCCATTATCACCAGAGCCTATAATTGAGGTTCCCACAACACCAGAGCCAGAACAGATACAACAAGAACTTGATATAGAGGATTTTTGTGAAGAAGATGGTGAAGAAATTCCTATGATTAAACTAAACATGGAAGAGTTTACTCAGAATTTGCAGACTTACATGGAAAGACACATGGAACTTGGAGAAGGTGACCTGTCAAAAGCACTAGTTGCCTTAACATCAGAAGCTGCAGCAATCCCTGTACCTAAGCTTAAAAATGTCAGCCAACTAAGAACAGAACACCAAGT ATATGAACTTCCAGATTCACATCCTCTTTTGGAAGGG CTGGATACACGAGAGCCTGATGATCCTTGCTCATACCTTCTTGCAATTTGGACACCTG GTGAAACTGCAGATTCGATTCAACCGCCAGCGGGACAATGTTCCTCCCAAGAATCTGGGACATTATGCAATGAAGAAACATGTTTTTTCTGCAACAGCACACGAGAAGCAAATAACCAAACTGTTAGAGGGACACTATTG ATACCATGTAGAACTGCAATGAGAGGGAGCTTTCCACTCAATGGGACATATTTTCAAGTCAATGAG GTGTTTGCAGACCATGACTCAAGTCTTAATCCAATTGATGTCCCGAGATCTTGGTTATGGAATTTACCAAGAAGAACAGTGTACTTTGGTACTTCTATACCAACAATATTCAAag GCCTTACAACAGAAGATATTCAATACTGCTTCTGGAGAG GATTTGTTTGTGTGAGAGGATTTGACCAGAAGACACGGGCCCCACGCCCACTTATGGCCAGGCTACACTTTCCAGCTAGCAAGAGAGCAAAGACCAAGACTGATGCAAATGCAAATGCAAATTAG